The following are from one region of the Rosistilla carotiformis genome:
- the dnaX gene encoding DNA polymerase III subunit gamma/tau gives MSDSPSIDAKHVDDDKYIVVARRYRPLQFDQLVGQENATRALMNAIETGRVGHAYLFTGARGVGKTSTARIFAKALNAPEGPTATPDNSSDICQAIDAGEDIDVLEIDGASNRGIDEIRQLRAGVGMRPSRSRYKIYIIDEVHMLTQQAFNALLKTLEEPPEHVKFIFCTTDPEKIPITVLSRCQRFDFAPVETEAILARLDEIVRAEGCEADQDALRLLARRAAGSMRDSQSLLEQVLSFATGRITVDQVHSMLGTADDTRLAALAAGLIDRDPAAVLKMVDDAVMGGIDAGQLAEQLLGYFRDLMTATVGCGVDMLRHAAPASYDDLAKQGNQLGIQTVLVIVGIIDQAISRMRQSVHSRVLLEAAMVQICRLADLQAISDVVAGLGQVSPGSPTVKPASPAAGEKKNIDLAVSSPAPVPTAARAEAPPAPTATVSERPASFSAPPTAPESTPATAPAAARPAVAAGGNVAVASAATAPVTASATATASATAVATPPASPNPPVSAPKASVATPPPPSNGAAGTSARWDAERVKSVWRGAIESLDDMTANYAKNAQRVEPMGEGCIRVVFSSARSLDKASCEKPERRSKLEAALAAAAGRHVQYECVLIEAPPTQQPVRRALTSADRARRQREVEQEPIIIKMMELFDAEVVRVIPAKEE, from the coding sequence ATGTCCGACTCTCCTTCGATCGATGCCAAACATGTCGATGATGACAAGTACATCGTCGTTGCCCGCCGCTATCGACCGCTGCAGTTCGATCAACTGGTGGGCCAGGAGAACGCAACGCGGGCGTTGATGAACGCGATCGAAACCGGTCGCGTCGGGCATGCCTATCTGTTCACCGGGGCACGCGGAGTTGGCAAGACCAGCACGGCGCGAATCTTTGCCAAAGCCCTCAATGCCCCCGAAGGCCCGACCGCCACGCCTGACAATTCCTCGGATATCTGCCAGGCAATCGATGCGGGCGAAGATATCGATGTGCTGGAAATCGATGGTGCCAGTAATCGCGGTATCGACGAGATTCGCCAGCTGAGAGCGGGCGTGGGGATGCGTCCCAGCCGATCACGCTACAAAATTTACATCATCGATGAAGTTCACATGCTCACCCAGCAGGCGTTCAACGCCCTGCTGAAGACGCTCGAAGAGCCCCCCGAGCATGTGAAGTTCATCTTCTGCACGACCGACCCCGAAAAGATCCCGATCACGGTGCTCAGCCGCTGCCAGCGGTTCGATTTCGCCCCCGTGGAAACCGAAGCGATCTTGGCCCGATTGGACGAGATCGTGCGAGCCGAAGGCTGCGAAGCGGACCAGGATGCCTTGCGCCTGCTGGCCCGTCGCGCTGCGGGATCGATGCGCGACAGCCAATCGCTGCTGGAACAGGTGCTCAGCTTTGCAACCGGCCGAATCACCGTCGATCAAGTCCATTCGATGCTGGGGACCGCCGACGACACGCGACTGGCGGCACTGGCGGCAGGGCTGATCGATCGCGACCCGGCAGCGGTGTTAAAAATGGTCGACGATGCGGTGATGGGGGGGATCGACGCCGGACAACTAGCCGAACAGCTGCTGGGTTACTTCCGAGACCTCATGACCGCTACGGTCGGATGTGGGGTCGACATGCTGCGACACGCCGCGCCCGCGTCGTACGACGACCTTGCCAAGCAAGGCAACCAACTGGGAATCCAAACGGTTCTGGTGATCGTCGGGATCATTGACCAAGCGATTTCGAGGATGCGCCAAAGTGTCCACAGTCGCGTTTTACTGGAAGCGGCGATGGTTCAAATCTGCCGGCTCGCGGATTTGCAAGCGATATCGGATGTCGTCGCTGGCTTGGGACAAGTCTCCCCCGGAAGCCCCACCGTGAAACCGGCTTCGCCTGCGGCTGGCGAAAAAAAAAACATTGACCTAGCGGTTAGCTCCCCCGCTCCGGTTCCGACAGCCGCCCGAGCCGAAGCCCCGCCGGCCCCAACCGCGACGGTTTCCGAGCGCCCCGCCTCCTTTTCCGCACCGCCAACCGCCCCTGAATCGACGCCCGCCACAGCGCCCGCAGCGGCTCGGCCAGCCGTTGCGGCAGGTGGAAACGTCGCAGTCGCTAGCGCGGCGACAGCCCCCGTTACGGCATCTGCAACCGCCACTGCATCGGCGACTGCGGTCGCTACGCCGCCCGCTTCGCCGAATCCCCCCGTCTCTGCACCTAAGGCATCGGTAGCAACGCCCCCACCCCCGTCCAACGGCGCAGCGGGAACCAGTGCACGGTGGGATGCCGAGCGGGTAAAATCTGTCTGGCGCGGAGCGATTGAATCGCTGGACGACATGACGGCGAACTACGCCAAAAATGCTCAACGCGTTGAGCCGATGGGTGAGGGCTGCATTCGCGTGGTGTTTTCGAGTGCGCGAAGCCTGGATAAAGCGAGTTGCGAAAAGCCGGAACGACGTAGTAAATTGGAAGCAGCATTGGCCGCCGCGGCGGGTCGACACGTACAATACGAATGCGTTTTGATCGAAGCGCCGCCAACCCAGCAACCGGTTCGCCGGGCGTTAACCAGTGCCGACCGAGCGCGTCGTCAGCGAGAAGTCGAACAAGAACCCATCATCATCAAAATGATGGAGCTTTTCGACGCAGAGGTTGTGCGGGTGATTCCGGCCAAAGAGGAATAG
- a CDS encoding polysaccharide biosynthesis protein, with protein sequence MKKLIRSTWFARFRSRFSGALFLTPAFALATFWAYWLRFESAAFTTYFAEMKVVIPVAVAIKIGVFGVLRMTRAWHDYVSFLDLLRLARATAVSAAFLALADTMHRENGLLPRSIILIDACLTTIFVGSMLSVRRILRERKSTVSLTAVSQTRVLIVGLNETGEAFLRAIRSGSEPHFQVVGIVAQKPRLVGREVNGVPVVATFQEIVEAANAHRVETVLLVDGELSSEDLRSVVNDCQQHGIAVRVIPSVSRIVAGQVGFHPREVDIEDLLGRDAVNLDQEQLNRWLSGRVLMVTGSCGSIGSEIARQLLKFSPSKLLLVDRSETGQFDLGNELQEAIDAGTVEVIVGDITDTERMRSLVDSYRPAIMFHAAAYKHVPLMEQHPSEAVKNITKASCGLVDLAHLFDVESFVMISTDKAVNPTSVMGCCKRVAELYVQAKAAHSSCRFVTVRFGNVLGSAGSVVPTFRRQIAAGGPVTITHPDMTRYFMTIPEASQLVIQAGAMGRGGEIFVLDMGQPVKIVSLAEDLIRLSGLEVHKDIELKFTGLRPGEKLYEELYIEDERRLQTVHPKILIAESEQLALKDVIKHVADLVSAAESDSAAIRAKLKTIVPRYQYDGLLLEPVNAGSIRAADSKRAA encoded by the coding sequence ATGAAAAAACTCATTCGTTCGACCTGGTTCGCCAGGTTCCGCTCGCGTTTTTCCGGTGCTTTGTTTTTGACGCCCGCGTTTGCGTTGGCGACATTCTGGGCGTATTGGTTGCGTTTTGAATCGGCAGCATTCACGACATATTTTGCAGAAATGAAAGTCGTGATTCCGGTGGCCGTTGCGATCAAGATCGGTGTCTTTGGTGTGCTGCGCATGACCCGTGCCTGGCACGACTACGTCTCCTTTCTCGATTTGCTGCGTCTGGCGCGGGCGACCGCCGTCAGCGCCGCCTTCTTGGCGCTAGCCGACACGATGCATCGGGAAAATGGTTTGCTGCCACGCAGTATTATCCTGATCGACGCCTGCCTGACGACCATTTTTGTGGGGAGCATGCTTTCGGTGCGACGGATTCTTCGGGAACGGAAATCAACGGTCTCCCTGACAGCGGTCTCGCAAACGCGTGTCCTGATCGTGGGACTTAATGAAACCGGAGAAGCCTTTCTGCGAGCGATTCGCAGCGGAAGCGAACCCCATTTTCAAGTGGTGGGAATCGTGGCCCAAAAGCCTCGGCTGGTCGGCCGCGAAGTCAACGGCGTTCCCGTCGTCGCGACCTTCCAAGAAATCGTTGAGGCGGCCAATGCACACCGCGTTGAAACGGTGCTGTTGGTCGATGGCGAACTCTCCTCGGAAGATCTGCGATCGGTCGTCAACGACTGCCAACAGCACGGAATCGCCGTCCGCGTGATCCCAAGCGTCAGCCGAATCGTTGCCGGGCAAGTCGGTTTCCATCCTCGTGAGGTCGACATCGAGGACCTGTTGGGACGCGATGCGGTCAACTTGGACCAAGAACAATTGAATCGCTGGCTCTCGGGCCGCGTGCTGATGGTCACCGGCAGCTGCGGTTCGATCGGATCGGAGATCGCGCGGCAGTTGCTGAAATTTTCGCCCAGCAAATTGCTGCTGGTCGATCGTTCCGAAACAGGCCAGTTCGATCTGGGCAATGAATTACAAGAAGCGATCGACGCGGGAACCGTGGAGGTGATCGTCGGCGACATCACCGATACCGAGCGGATGCGTTCGCTGGTGGACAGCTATCGCCCGGCGATTATGTTCCACGCGGCGGCATACAAACACGTCCCGTTGATGGAGCAGCATCCGTCGGAAGCCGTCAAAAATATCACCAAAGCGAGCTGCGGGTTGGTCGACCTCGCACACCTGTTCGACGTCGAATCGTTTGTGATGATCTCGACCGATAAAGCGGTCAACCCGACCAGTGTGATGGGCTGCTGCAAGCGCGTGGCCGAACTGTATGTGCAGGCCAAAGCCGCCCATTCCAGTTGTCGCTTCGTCACCGTTCGCTTTGGCAATGTGCTTGGATCGGCAGGGAGTGTGGTCCCCACGTTCCGCCGCCAAATCGCCGCCGGAGGCCCGGTCACGATCACGCATCCCGACATGACGCGCTACTTCATGACCATCCCCGAAGCCAGTCAATTGGTGATCCAGGCAGGTGCGATGGGGCGCGGCGGTGAGATCTTCGTGCTCGACATGGGGCAACCGGTCAAGATTGTTTCGCTGGCCGAAGATTTGATCCGGTTGTCGGGGCTGGAGGTCCATAAAGACATCGAACTGAAGTTCACCGGCCTGCGTCCTGGCGAAAAGTTGTACGAGGAACTGTATATTGAGGACGAGAGGCGGTTGCAGACGGTGCATCCAAAAATCTTGATCGCCGAAAGCGAACAATTGGCCCTCAAAGACGTAATCAAGCATGTCGCTGATCTTGTCTCCGCAGCGGAATCCGATTCGGCAGCGATTCGGGCAAAATTAAAGACCATCGTTCCCCGCTACCAATACGACGGGCTCTTGTTAGAACCGGTGAACGCCGGATCGATCCGGGCTGCCGATTCCAAACGCGCCGCGTAG
- a CDS encoding NAD-dependent epimerase/dehydratase family protein, which produces MPKRALITGGAGFIGSHLAEQLLAEGMQVTILDDLSTGRFENIAGIEARDDVQIIIDTVFNESLVADLIQNSDVVFHLASAVGVKLIIDQPVKTIETIVGGTEIVLRHCSRFRRPVLITSTSEVYGKGAKIPFHEDDDLVTGATCRHRWAYACSKTLDEFLALAHHRETHLPVAIVRLFNTVGPRQTGQYGMVVPNFVQSALKGKPLVVHGDGEQARCFAHVADVVTALTRVMSTPACYGKVVNIGNNEEVSINRLAERVIELTASTSEIQHIGYDEAYGDGFEDMQRRVPCLQRAAELIGYHPIRDLEQIIRDVADSFSAEP; this is translated from the coding sequence ATGCCTAAACGAGCTTTGATTACTGGCGGGGCGGGTTTTATTGGCAGCCACCTTGCCGAGCAATTGCTCGCCGAAGGGATGCAGGTCACGATCCTCGACGATCTCTCGACGGGGCGCTTCGAGAACATTGCTGGAATCGAAGCCCGCGACGATGTGCAGATCATCATCGACACGGTGTTTAATGAATCGTTGGTCGCCGATCTGATTCAGAATTCCGACGTCGTCTTCCACTTGGCTTCGGCCGTCGGTGTTAAATTGATCATCGATCAACCGGTCAAGACGATCGAAACGATCGTCGGTGGGACCGAAATCGTGTTGCGACATTGCAGCCGATTCCGCCGTCCGGTGCTGATCACCAGCACCAGCGAAGTCTATGGCAAGGGAGCCAAGATTCCCTTTCACGAAGACGACGATCTGGTGACCGGTGCGACCTGCCGCCATCGCTGGGCCTACGCGTGCTCAAAAACGCTCGACGAATTCCTGGCGCTGGCCCATCACCGCGAAACCCACCTGCCGGTGGCGATCGTGCGACTGTTCAACACCGTCGGGCCACGGCAAACGGGACAGTATGGAATGGTGGTCCCGAATTTCGTCCAATCTGCGCTGAAGGGAAAGCCTTTGGTCGTGCATGGCGATGGCGAGCAAGCCCGCTGTTTCGCGCATGTGGCCGACGTCGTCACGGCGCTGACGCGCGTCATGTCGACTCCCGCATGTTACGGCAAGGTCGTTAACATCGGCAACAACGAAGAGGTCTCGATCAATCGACTGGCAGAGCGCGTGATCGAATTGACGGCCAGTACCAGCGAAATCCAGCACATTGGCTACGACGAGGCCTATGGGGATGGGTTCGAGGACATGCAGCGGAGGGTTCCCTGTTTGCAGCGGGCCGCCGAATTGATCGGCTACCATCCCATCCGCGATTTGGAACAGATCATCCGTGACGTTGCGGATTCGTTTTCCGCCGAACCCTAA
- the trhA gene encoding PAQR family membrane homeostasis protein TrhA, translating to MSESEPPEDPANPLQATHEALIVPYQRLSAGEELANAITHGSGCIAAIVATTWVVATHPMPPAVMIGFLVYAVSLAFVFLMSTLSHVVTDPQRLHLLRAWDQGAIYLLIAGTYTPGVVAFAGPSVRPWLLLAIWLLAGFGFLSKVVGKHQVHAIDTWTYIALGWFPAMILAPGVTLDYFLWMLAGGLAYSLGVCFLLNDSKVRYFHAIWHLLVIAAAAIHYYAIYSLAL from the coding sequence TTGTCAGAGTCCGAACCTCCCGAAGATCCAGCCAACCCGCTGCAGGCAACGCACGAAGCGTTGATCGTTCCCTATCAACGACTCAGCGCTGGCGAAGAGCTTGCCAACGCGATCACGCACGGCAGCGGATGTATCGCCGCGATCGTAGCGACAACCTGGGTGGTCGCCACCCATCCGATGCCCCCAGCGGTCATGATCGGGTTCCTGGTTTACGCCGTCTCGCTGGCGTTTGTATTTTTAATGTCCACGCTGTCGCACGTCGTAACCGATCCCCAAAGGCTGCATCTGCTGAGGGCATGGGATCAAGGCGCCATCTATCTTCTGATCGCGGGAACTTACACCCCCGGCGTGGTCGCGTTTGCTGGGCCGAGCGTGCGTCCGTGGCTACTTTTAGCGATTTGGTTGCTGGCTGGATTTGGATTTCTATCGAAGGTTGTCGGCAAGCACCAAGTCCACGCGATCGATACCTGGACCTATATCGCGTTGGGCTGGTTCCCGGCGATGATCCTCGCTCCCGGCGTGACGCTCGATTATTTTCTTTGGATGTTAGCGGGGGGACTGGCGTATTCGCTGGGCGTCTGTTTTCTACTGAATGATTCCAAAGTCCGCTATTTCCACGCGATCTGGCATCTGTTGGTGATCGCCGCCGCCGCGATTCACTACTACGCGATCTATTCGTTGGCGCTCTAA
- a CDS encoding RluA family pseudouridine synthase has protein sequence MAMTTVSTKIDEEHAGRVDLVVRDLSNASRSQVRGMVDHGCVSINGKPCSSIGATVSVGDEVTLRYDLHQRYHEKKKTWDDRTFTVAYEDDYLIVVDKSAGSLTVPTDNNDDRNTLVERVSIYLSHSRKKRPACVVHRLDREVSGLLVFAKQQDIADALIQQFKQRKPQRLYAAIVAGLLPQDEATFRSHLATGNNLDRYVAPPSEKSELAITHYRVVDRMLDTTLVEVQLETGKRNQIRVHFADAGHPVLGDPRYRKETAKHPRWIRKRIALHAKSLGFVHPATGETLEIESPLPSAMDKFIASQRQR, from the coding sequence ATGGCGATGACGACGGTTTCGACGAAGATAGACGAAGAACATGCGGGGCGCGTTGATTTAGTCGTGCGAGACCTTTCCAATGCCTCGCGAAGCCAGGTCCGTGGCATGGTCGATCATGGCTGCGTTTCGATCAACGGCAAACCCTGCAGTTCGATCGGGGCGACGGTTTCGGTTGGCGATGAGGTGACGTTGCGTTACGACCTGCACCAACGCTATCACGAGAAAAAGAAAACTTGGGACGATCGGACGTTCACCGTCGCTTACGAAGATGACTATCTGATCGTCGTCGACAAATCAGCCGGTTCGTTGACGGTTCCGACCGATAACAACGACGATCGCAATACGTTAGTCGAACGCGTTTCGATCTATCTGAGCCATTCCCGCAAGAAACGCCCGGCTTGCGTTGTCCATCGGCTCGACCGCGAGGTCAGTGGGCTGTTGGTTTTTGCCAAACAGCAAGACATTGCCGATGCCCTGATCCAACAGTTCAAGCAACGTAAACCACAGCGGTTGTACGCGGCCATCGTCGCCGGATTGTTGCCACAGGATGAAGCGACGTTTCGTTCCCACCTGGCGACGGGAAACAATTTGGATCGGTACGTTGCGCCGCCGTCGGAGAAATCGGAACTGGCGATCACTCATTATCGGGTCGTCGATCGGATGCTCGACACAACCCTTGTCGAAGTTCAATTGGAAACGGGAAAGCGGAACCAGATTCGCGTCCACTTCGCCGACGCGGGACACCCCGTGCTGGGCGACCCACGCTATCGCAAGGAAACCGCCAAGCATCCGCGCTGGATCCGGAAACGAATCGCGCTGCATGCCAAGAGCTTGGGCTTTGTGCATCCAGCCACCGGAGAAACGCTGGAAATCGAATCGCCACTCCCGTCGGCGATGGACAAATTCATCGCCAGCCAGCGCCAACGCTAA
- a CDS encoding DUF1501 domain-containing protein, producing MNWYKDAVSRRAMMQLAAWQSFGVSLLSLGGGRLMADDPFAEFSDAAIAAKKAGEAPETAKSAGKRRLIYIFNAGAMSHVDTFDPKPGTDSQGPLGAIPTNIPGVQFGESLPKLAAMADKLAVIRSMTTETGAHGPGSYLMRTGQKEIASTRHPGIGAWMQRFNGRIHPALPPSVNIGGGIGPGYLGAKFAPVPIGDPDRGLQNTTGPDYLADDQFMRRMYLSAALDREFRGKVHMQQVDGYDDLYREAIRLLKSDDLKAFDLNQESDEAKERYGKSKVGRGCLLARRLVENDIQYVEVQTGGWDMHNDIADAMTTRGSELDQALSALIEDLTASGLIEDTTIVVATEFGRNPSINQNAGRDHHPAVFSCAMAGAGVRPGTILGSSDSKGFLVDEYPVSVPDFMATIGKALKLPVDKEIHSPDGRPFTFSNGGVAIDELLA from the coding sequence ATGAACTGGTACAAGGATGCGGTGTCGCGACGCGCGATGATGCAATTGGCAGCTTGGCAGTCGTTCGGTGTGAGTCTGCTGTCGTTGGGCGGAGGCCGGTTGATGGCCGACGACCCGTTTGCGGAGTTCTCCGACGCGGCGATCGCGGCCAAGAAAGCGGGGGAGGCTCCCGAAACCGCCAAGTCGGCGGGGAAACGCCGCTTGATCTACATCTTCAATGCCGGGGCGATGAGTCATGTCGACACGTTCGACCCCAAACCTGGAACCGATTCACAGGGTCCCTTGGGTGCGATCCCGACCAATATCCCTGGCGTTCAGTTTGGGGAATCGTTGCCCAAATTAGCCGCCATGGCCGACAAGCTGGCGGTGATTCGATCGATGACCACCGAAACCGGCGCTCACGGCCCGGGCAGCTATTTGATGCGGACCGGCCAAAAAGAGATCGCCAGCACGCGGCATCCGGGGATTGGCGCTTGGATGCAACGTTTTAACGGACGCATCCATCCGGCACTCCCGCCAAGTGTGAACATCGGCGGCGGAATCGGGCCGGGCTATTTGGGAGCCAAGTTTGCACCGGTGCCGATCGGCGACCCCGATCGCGGTTTGCAGAACACGACCGGCCCCGATTACCTGGCCGACGATCAATTCATGCGGCGGATGTATTTGAGTGCCGCACTGGACCGTGAATTTCGCGGCAAGGTGCACATGCAACAGGTCGACGGCTACGACGACCTGTATCGCGAGGCGATTCGGCTACTGAAGAGCGACGACCTGAAGGCTTTCGATTTGAACCAGGAAAGCGACGAAGCCAAGGAGCGTTACGGCAAGTCGAAGGTCGGACGGGGCTGCTTGCTCGCGCGGCGGTTGGTCGAAAACGACATCCAATATGTCGAAGTTCAAACCGGCGGCTGGGACATGCACAACGATATCGCCGACGCGATGACAACCCGCGGTAGCGAACTCGACCAGGCGCTCAGCGCCTTGATCGAAGACCTCACTGCCAGCGGCTTGATTGAAGATACGACAATCGTCGTGGCCACGGAGTTTGGTCGCAATCCATCGATCAACCAAAACGCGGGACGCGATCACCATCCGGCAGTCTTCTCGTGTGCGATGGCGGGGGCCGGCGTTCGCCCGGGCACGATCTTGGGCTCCAGCGATTCCAAGGGCTTCTTGGTCGATGAGTATCCGGTGTCGGTTCCCGATTTCATGGCCACGATTGGCAAGGCCTTGAAGCTGCCGGTCGATAAAGAAATCCACAGCCCCGACGGCCGCCCGTTTACCTTCTCCAACGGCGGCGTAGCAATCGATGAATTGCTCGCGTAG